CTGCAAACAAGGAGCATAGGgtgatttggaaaaaaacagatCCTGAACCTAGTTAATTTCTACTCATTAAACTTTATTTTGCCACTCCGGATAATGTGAATGGAAGACTTAACAACAAGCACcgaaacacacatgcacagggaAGCTGACCTTGTCTACATGGGAGAGTTTTCCCATGCAGGGACTTCTGCACTAATTGCTTACCTTCGCAGTGTGTGCCGTTTCCCCGGTAACCTGGTCGACAAACACACTTGTAGCTCCCAAGggtgttttcacacacacccTGACCGTCACACGCTGCAGGACTCTCCAAACATTCATCCACATCTGGGACAGAGAGCGAAGGCGGTAAGTGTAATACATGACTCATTCTTTGACCTATCGCTCTGTGATAATTAGCAATCAAGCACTTGATTGCCGTTGTCGTCTGTGCAATGCATCCTCTAATTTGATTACTAGCAACAGAGTGACCAAATCATTTCCATCTCACTAACCCCCATTAGGTTTTTATTAGTCATTCAAATGTTGTACCTAAAACACTATCACAAAGTGCTGCATGAGTGGACGGTTCGTCCCACTTGacagttcctttattttctgagcaattttttaagaaaatgttaattgtGTCAAACTTTGTAAAATACGGCTCAAAACATATCAGATTAGGaacttgtgagtgtgtgttaaacATGGGAAGCATTTCATACCTTGACACACGGTGTAGTCTGGACATACAGGACCTGTAGAGGACCAGAAGTGCAGAAGAGTTGCagccaaaacagaaaatgtaaaaaaaaaaaaaaacgcacgTGAATAGAGTGGTGAGAAGATTTCAGAGCATAAGAGAGGAAATTAGTCATTAAAGTTGAGGTGAAAGAGTGGCGAGGAAGCAAAGCCGAAGCAGAGCAGGCCAGAAGCAAAGCAGCAGATTAAAGTGCAAAGCCTTCCTTCCTGTCAGCACAAGTTATTAACTGCGAGGCAGCTCGAGATGAATAAGAAAACTCTGAACACCAGATCAAATTTGGACATGAGTCTTACCCAGCTGTGACAAAGCTTAATGACAGACTTACCAACACAGGCCGGTGCCTCTGCTCTGAAGCCCTGCTGGCACTGGCATACAAAGCTGCcaggagtgttcacacacacattaccaaGTTCGCGGCGACACTGCTCCTCAAAGCTGCACTCATCCACATCTAAAGAGGAGAGAAGCCAAGGATTGCTAATAGAAATACATCATTTAACGATCTTACATATATATTCTTCAGCACAGGTGACAGAGATACACTCATCAAGATCACCCGTTAGACTTCTCCCAGTAGTTTGTAGTGTCTTGATCATTGTTTAGTCATAATATGATTTTGTTATATAGTGTAAACTACATGACATGTTTCTGAACATATATCTGTGTCTGTCATTATACATCCACACGCCACATTAATACACATCGGACATCATCAGCCTCACCTACGCAGCTTTGTCCATTTAGTGCCATTACGTATCCCAGAGGGCACGAGCAGGTGAAGGAGCCAGGCGTGTTTTTGCATTCAACATTTCCCCTGACAGGCCTGCAGGCCCGTCACTGCAGCCAGAGCACACTCGTCTACATCTGTAAAACCCATATGATAGACATACAATAACCGACCATACAACATACTACTGAATCCTACTGAATGGTACCAAAAattatttctcagtctctccTTGCAACATGCTCTCGCACACTGCGCATCCTTTCTGCCTCATACAGGTGCTGACGGACCTTGGCACCCTCCAGCACCCATCAGGTAACCACGGAGACAGCTACATAAGTAAGAGCCGTGGGTATTAGTGCAGCTGGCATAGAGACCGCATGGTCCTGGCTCCTCTCCCCCACATTCATCAATATCTGTCAAGTACACACAGGATAATATGCTGTATCTAACTGAGGTCGCTGTATGGAAACAAATTGCAGCATGTGGTTTACTTTAGGATGATGTTCAATATAACAGTCTAGTattaaatgcatcatttttGCAAAGAATGTATATTTCAGTTCGGGAATTGGTTGCACATTTCTCATGGTCTGTGCAGCTGCTTCTCCAAATTAAGACCACATTTCCCATAAACACCATTacacaaagtaaacattttactttCCAGCAGAGGATAAACATCAATTTTTCCTTTGCCCATTTTCTCTCAATCTTATTTAGTGTGTGCAAAACATGTAACAGGAAAATCAAACATTCAATTAAATGCTGTAATGATTTTATGAATGTGAACTTTAATACATTGGTTTCTGCTGCTGATTCGGACCCTCCTCACCTTTACACTCTGCAGCTCCCTCCAGAATGAAGCCCACAGGGCAGGTACAGTTGTCGCCATCCTTCACCATGGTGGGTGGACAGACACAGTCTGTGCTGCTCTCCAGCATCACCTGGTTTTCTGGACACTGAGGACGAAGAGTGGTTTCGAGAGAAAGAGTGGTAGTCGAGGGAGCTGCAAATGTGGGAGAAGAAAAGGGTCATTTTAGGAGAAGCTGATTACAAGTCAAAGGAAATAACAGAACAAGTTAACAAAAGTCTCACATGTAGTAGGTAGGTGGCTTGGTGTAGGTTCACTGAGATTTCCAATGGTATTCTCAATCACCTCATTCTCATTCTACACCAGAAAAGAAACAAGTTCAATCCAAATCAGTGAAACCAAAGAGGAGCTGATTTAGAAAACGGAGGGTCTGCTTCGTCACTGACTTGGCTCCTGATGaactctgtgtatttctgtactTCATTTTCCTCAGGGCTGCTGGGAGGTTGGGCTGCTGACAAAACTATCATCAGGGCTGACAGGAAGCTCCGGAGGAGAGTCATCACCTTACTGAGCCATCATGGAGCCACAGGAAATCCCATTCGAGGCATTGCATAAAATGGTAGAAGTAGAGGACAAATGTTACTGTTGAGGAgggtatttgtgtgtgtgtgtgtgtgtgtgtgtgtgtgtgtgtgtgtgtgtgtgtgtgtgcagcagtaaTGCAGTGCATGTCCAGGCAGGCAAAACAACAGAGGCTTGAGAACAGCCTGTGATTAACTTCTCAAGCCTCTGGGCTTTCTGCACGGAACAAAGAAACtcagagcagctggagctgcTACAAAACTTTACATTTCTCTTATATTTCTCTAAACGCTGCGTGTTTTGAAAACTTACAACTCGGCTGGGCTGTTTTATGGAAAACGTTTGCGACAAGAAActcaaaagagaaacaacagaggCTGCGGTGGGAGCACAGTACAGTCAGATGATGCGCTCCTCAAGCGAAGGAAGCAACAGAGTGGCTTTAGTTGACTTACCCGAGTTAGATTTACACGCACTTGAGAACAGTTTTGAGCCACCAGCAGGTTGACAGAGGCGAACAGATATCCAGATGTGACACAACGCGCTTGCAGTGTTTTCCAGATGCGGACTCATGCAGCCGCGCGCATCTGTAGCGCCAAAGGGGGGCTGTGTGCGCTGCAGCCGTGACTCCACATCCTGTTCGGGAACTCTGCACTTCCCATTCCACAAATCCCGAAAGAGCAGCCACATCAGACAGGCCCGCAGGCTGCTGGAGCAGCCTGGAGCCCGGGCACGGAGGTCACAGTGATGATCAGGAGGAGAGttcagaagaagaggaagaagaagaagaagaagtgtaaAGCTGGAGTCCATTTGGTCACAGCACCAAACACCAGAGACTAGTCCTTCAGAGGCCACAACCATGGGAACAATAATATAAGCAAACTACATTTGAGGTTTGAAATAGCAGTGATGTCTGGGACCACTGCTGAGTTTCCAATTAAGTGGACATTTGCTCTACTTTGCTCTGTGATTGGAGACAAAGTTAAGAGACACTTTACGAGCCATGGTGCTCACTTGATGGCTGTGTTAGACACTTTGATAGAGTCTAATGGAAAACCCCGGCTCAATTCTCTTTCTATTAGAGAGAAAGCTGCTTATTACATCCGGCCAAAtggtaaaatataataataaacactaaagaaaataaagaaataagtaTCTGGCACTGATTGCAGAGTGGGCAGACCAAGTCACCAACTCATCATCTGCCAGTAGAGCTTTTCCTTTCCATTTCAATTTCATTCAATCTTTTTCCAAATTGTTCCTCAGTGAATATTTTCAAACTGCTCCCACATCTTAGTGCTTTAATTGGTGTACTTTTTACTCGTTATTTCTGGCCATGTGTTCATTAATTTGTGCTTTTATCAAGGGAGCCATTCAGTGCAAACCTCTATCACATACGTGAGCAGTTAATCTTGCAATCATTATCTCAGACATGTTTGggttaatatatgttttttctttttatatataaatagcAGTATGGGTCTAAAATGTGTAATTACTGGAAATGAATGGTAATGATATTGgcttattatttaaaaaaggaGATACAGATCAGAACTGTGCTTTAAAGAATCCAATTTAttaagatgtaaaataaaaaaacttcatACTGTTTTTAAGAAATACAGAGCTTCTTTGATTTACCTTAAAATATTCTCTGAATAAACAGAATTCCAGCAtgagcacatactgtatcaaGAGTGTATCTGAATCGCAGGAAGCCTCGGTGGCTTTCATCGTTTCAGCTTTTCTCACTGACTTAACATTTTGTAGCTGCCAGCTCGCGTTATCTTCCTCGGTGAAGGAGGTTGCAGAGAGCCACAATGAAGCGGAGTAAACATGTTTACGCTCTAACTCGCAGGAACCTGTTATTTTACAAGGCATATTAGTTTCACTGAGAGGGGCACAAGAAAAGCAGTAACAACAGAGAAAActgacaataaaacaacagtctGACGACAACTCGTTTATACATTCAGCTTAAGGcaaatgtgtaatttatgttAAAGAAAAGTAATGGCACAAGAGGATTGTGGAAGGTGCAGAACTGGGCAATAATTCACTATTAACTTACAGATCTCACACAATTTGGCTATAAAGTTAAAGTATTTACCATTATTTATATCAGCATGCAGTTTAAAGCATTGTACAATATGCTAAAGGATATAGTTGCAGTATAGAATGGATGTTAAGTCACTTCAAAttcttcatttagtttttatgttttccacCCCTGTGCTAAATGAAAGGTACAGTATACAGCACTGTTTAGTAATACCAATGAATAAGCTGAACACCATTTACCAATACTCAGTATTCTTATTGTCAATAATGAGTTAGCTGGTGATTAATCATTTGTGTGATGCTGTCAATAAAGTCTGTCTTGAATGTCAGGTGTTCAAATAGCGTAAAAACTGTttgctgtttcctttttcagCGGCTACACAGCGTCAATTGATTTGTACGTGAAAAAAACTAATGTGTATGTTGGTTAAAATGAATACCCTATGAGGCTTTTTCCTTGCTTGGTTCTTTAGTTGTCAGGTCCCGCTCAGCAAACATTCATTCGTtcaatcattcattcatcatcagtGACTATCATTTCTTCATCTGAGGCCACAGAGGAAATCTTTCCAAAGTTCTACTTTGTGAAATGCAAACGACACAGATGTCTTGAgatgtttgtaaaatgtcacaGGATTTTAGTTGAATTCTCCCTTTAAAAGTTCATTTCTGTCATGGAGTTTGGAACGAATATTTAAAGACTCTCAGGCTTTAATGGTGCGTGGGCAAAACCACCGGCATTGGGCGTACTATACAGACCATTAGAGATGATGACATGCACAGACTTTCAATCCTCTGTGAAAGTGCAGGTACGTCTAGAAAGGCGTGTCCATCTGGCTGCCCTTTGCAGCAGGCGACACCACTCCATAGCTCCTCTCCTGCCATCGCAGCCACTGCATGTGGACCTCTTTTTGCACCTGtcaaatacacaataataatagtatatagtatagaataataatagtaacaCAATGTTATTATAAAAAGTAGTTTTTAATAAGCATATTTCTAAAGAGCTATGCCTTTAAACTTCGAAGAGAATCTATTTGGATTTAggctttggcttttttttttcagtttttcatctacaagagaaaacagatttagttttaCTGGTCTAATTCATTATGATTATTCAGTTATTCCAAGTATTACCTCTGTGGCCCTAAAGCACCAAACAGATGAGCAGAGGTTttgaatataaaacacagacagtggtgTTTCCCACAGGTTGGTCTCACAATTATCTAAGCAGTTACTTACATGCTTGGAGACCTTAGCTTATGCAAATAGGAGAAGACCTGGTAGCTCTGATCTGCACAGGTCGTATACCCTTACTGGCATATGATCTAGATGCACAAGTTTATTTTGCAATAGGAAGCTGTGCAAATATTATGAGTGATTTGTTGAATATGTTGCAGTTTCAGTAAATTCTTGAGAGCGTGACTTGTACTGACCTCTTGATTGAGAAAGCAATACAGAATCGCCACAAGGAGGCCCTACAAGAGAgactgttttaataattaacatttagGACAAGTCCATATTATTGAAAGGTTGTGCATGTGGAGATAGCttaaatgtcacacacaaaTGAGAGCTGATAGGTTGAcgaatgaaaattaaaaacaactagGAAAATCTATTATGTTCCCCTCACGCAGCCAGAAAACAAGAGTGGAATAATAAATGGTTTGGATTATTATATCTAACGCAGAATCAACTAACTATCATCTATGTTATAAAAATAGATAATTTATAGATTTGTAAAAGCAAATTCTCAAAAAAAATGGTCCAGTTTAAGTCTAATTGGGATCTTTCTCTCTAAGAATAGCAGTGGTGATTGCTTGATCAGCAGCTTCACCACCTTTCATGTCCCTCTAAGTATAAATTATAATACCTTTAAAGATTGAGGTGATCTCCTGACTTTTCCTGTAGTGTCAGCTTAAGGACACTCCTGCTTGTTTCAGCtgaactttgtgtttagtgctaattaccAAGTGTCATCAGTGCCACTCTAAGCTTAGATAATGGTGATGCATGTTGGTATGATTATGTGAGTATTTAGCTGATAGTCAGGACAAACAGTGCAACACGCGAAGATTTATAACAAGAAACTCTTCAACAAATATTTATCAGTATAATCGGTTTGAACAGTCCACATGCTTACCTGGAAGGATCCCATACAGAGCTCGATGCAGAAACGCAGGTTAACACTGAAGTAGTCGGGCAGAAAATTGAAGAGCATGTAGTGAGTACCAAACAAAGGGATGAGGAGGAGCGTGGACTTAGTCAGGCGTCTGTTACACAGAAGCAAAGAAACAAGATGCAGGAGGTGAAAGTACCCGAGGGAGCTATTTATTGCATATTTGATCTGAACGCTGCTTCGGATGACATGCTAATCATCAGATGCCAATCAAgaggatgtgtgtttgtgagagctTTTGTTTATGAGAGGAAATAGCAGGTGTGTGACTCAATGTGAGCACAGAGGTAAAGTTGTTTATCTGTAGCTGGTGCAATTAAATCAAGCATCAAGTAATGCCTGGTCTCATGAAAAACATTCCAAAGGTATGTCTATTATAAGACCTTTTTATAAGATCCTCATGATGGTGATGATATGCCTGAACACAGCCAATTAGTGAGCCAATTTCAATTAGAAATTCTAAAATGCCGCTTGGGAAGAGAAAAGGTAGACGTGGCCAGACTGAGTACTTGTGGCTCGGCGGCTGAATGAATTATACATTGGCCACCGTGGTGTCTGTCCATATTTCCCACAACTTGCATCTTCCCCAACATCAAAGTGTCTACTTATCAGAGTGAAACCGTATcaaagagagtgaaaacatatttgagAAATGTGTCCATCAGACGTGGGCTTAACGGTGGAAGATAAACAAGTCACGCTGATGCACCTTTGAAAATCCAAGACTGTGTGAGGAAAAGATGAAAGCAAATATGGATAAAAGCAAATCTCAAAGCTAAAGAATGCTTACAATTGGTTAAAATGTACCTCTCATTATTTGGATCTCTTCCCTTTTCAAAATACCGTAATGACTAAAACAGGAACTGTACGCTGTATCAGTGCAGAGTTATGTCTGCGGCTAAAGCATTACCTGTACTGAGAGGAGTTGTTGAACTGGATGAGCCGAGGATTGAGCTTCTGTATTAGGATTCTGATGATGTTCATGAAGAGCATAAAATTGACCTGTTGATGGGAAAAAGCAACGAGAAAAATTAAGACACTTTACAGATACTGCACCAAATGTTTCTTACAACAAACGCGATTATGGGATGTCATGGTAACAATGTGGGCATCCAAGCGTGTAATTGGCCAAGACTGGGGTTAAACGTCGCTCACCAGTCTTTTGGCTTGCTTTTTAGGCTCGCTATTCTAATGTGTACAAAGGGAAATTTTCAAATCCTTCCTCAAAATCCTTTTCTAAAAAGTAGACaaatcatctgcataacaatcTGTAATCTGCTGCTGTATAATTAACAGTCCatcgttttgtttgtttcagcacAATGGGGTGTTTCGGCACATTTACCGCTATAGACACAACAATTGGTCCCTTGATGATCCACCAGTAGGGCGAGTCCTCGTTGATGTCCCAACATCTGCGTGGAAAGACATTTTTGAAATATGAAATTTAATTAGTCTGCGGAATGATGCACAGTGAGATGTTAGGTTGATATTTCCTCCTAGGAGTGTATTTCAGCCCTACACTTCACAGGACAGTGGTGATCACTGCTAAATCGGCGGCACTGTGTTGTGCTGTAAATGTTTATGAGAAATAATTTGACAGATGACAGCTGGTGATTAATACAAACTCTGTGTCCTCAAAATACACCCTGGATGCAATCCACAGGATGATGAAGAACACAGGTACACCTgaggaaaagcagaaaataaaactaacgTCAGTGAGATACAATCAATACACATTGGTTGGTTTGATGATAATTAGACAGCGACCAGTGTAAACCTGTTAATTCTAGGTCAACTTCTCTAATGTCTGCACTGATCTATGCAGCAAGAACctaaagtaaattaaatatttaagccGTACAGTACACACTACACAGTACATCTTTGTATTAACCCTTTcttaagaaacatttttaaaaagcacattcaACCTACAAACATCATCAAATTGGAGACCGCTACAGGGAGGTAAACTTTAATTCAGTTTGTCTGGTAATTACAGTTGATGCCAGTGAGCCTGAAGAGTTTCtgtctgtattaaaataataagcTGGGGATGTTGGCTCATGGCAATCTGTCGGAGTCTCGTTGTCCCTAAAGACTGTCATGAAAGTCATTTGATACACAGAACTGTAATAAGCCTCAAATGGAAGGACATCTTTTCATCTGCTCAGCTCAATGCATTTTAATCAGGAGTAAGATGAGGGGAGGAAGAAATGCACCTTATCCTCAAACATCTCAGCTCCCATAGCATGATTTTCCAGTTTGTCAGGAATTTTAAAAGCACACCTGATTTAGAAGCAATTAAAAATCGCGACAGTGTGAGTGACACTGGAGACataaaatatttgcagtttCAAAGTTTATATGTCAAATTCTTAATTTTTGAAACTGCCAGGCTTTTATGATGCAGAGTGATGATGAggaatttcatttaattttgtgcGTGCTACACTCATTTGTAGCTCATTTACCTCGGCACATTAAAAGAGTGATGTGCCACACCACATGAATGTTTGATGGACTGCGGGCTATAaatcacacagtgtgtgtatttgtgcgcTCAGTGGTAGTAGAGTACACAGTAAGAATAGCAGTGTCTAGGGAATTGTATTATAGAGTtagtgaagaaaaataaaaaaaacatccattttCAAAGATCAAAAAAGCTGAAACTCATTTTGCACATAATGTACTGACTGcataaacagaataaacagaggGTCCTTGGCCTACAAACCAAAGAGGACTTCAGTGCATCGCTAATTTTTTCAGGGAGATTTTCTTTGAAAAGATTTTAGCATGTCACTAATGGTGAGgtaaaactttttctttttctttttctcctactTTAACCCTTTCAAGCATGAGAACCTCATTCtagagtgtttttatttctctctgggcataaaaaaaacaatgcaattttcatttttcatggagttacaaaataataataattattaataataatatattataatataacaaataaataaataaataatataatatatattatcttACATACTAATGTTTAAGAAAtaccatattttatttttcattttttgttgtgaGAACACAATCTTTTCAGTGTGGGATGCTACAGCTCAGCATGACAAATGTCCTGCATGTCAAGGTTTCTCACCCCATCCCAGCAGGCTGAAACCCCAGAGGCATCTACTTCTGTGATAGAAGGACGAAAGCAGCAGGGAATTGAGGTAGAGCGCCTCCACCAGGAGCCAGAAAAAGTTAGCCATTACACAATAGTGACAGAAGACCACAGAGGCCTTACAGGTAAACTGGgcaaaaacaggaaagacagTGAAATGTAAGGAAGGATTAGTAGGAGAGAGGAGGCACCCGAACAATATGTGATGAGAATGAAGAGAAATATAAGAACAGGCCCAGAGGAATTTCTCAATATACGCGGGAACCTCTTATTCTAAGTATCATTATCTTACTGTGGAGAGGGTGCAGTGGTTGGTGTCCTCACTTGAAAGCAGAGTAGCATCCCTTATGAACACTGCCATAGCTTTAAGGATAAATGTAATGAAGAGCTGGATATGAATAAAGTTCCTGGCACAACGTAGCctcctgttaaaaaaacataaagcaagCAAATCAAACAGGTtctcaaaaaaagaaaacatgagaaacagaCTGTGTATGAGAGCCAAAAAGGACGTGGAAGGGTTGATAAGCTAATGTCACAATAAACAGAGTAAATAAAGACCAACTGGACAGAGAAAAGGTTAATGAATAGGTTTTGTGCTTCTACATGCTCCGACTCCCTTTAATCCAGTGAAACTCTGAGCTGCACGAACAACATGTCAGTCACGTGCTAAGTGGACTTCGGTACTTGTCAGGTCCGCTACATGCCACAGAGTTGTGATTCAAGAAGGAACATATTGGAGTGGAGAGGTGTGACCTAGAGGTAGAAGCATCACCAAAGAGATTGTGAGTGGGAAAATGAAGGTAAACAACATGACATCTGCCTTTATTATAGTTATATAGCTTATTCGGATTTAAGGATCACAGAGTGTCAGATGTTGTACAGACTTAAGTTAAAGAGTAGTCTATATCAAACTTCTTCTAACAAGACAAGACAGTGCAGGCACATTGTTCAAAGTGTTAACTAAAACTATTTCTGGAtataaataaagtcattttaaatgtggcaaagctacatatactgtatatacgGTCTAATGGAATGAACGTATTTTGTCTGGATACtcagaatttatttaattatagtgTATACCTACCTGAAGAGCAACAGGATCAGCACAGCAAAGGCGAGCACAACGAGAGAAATGCTGTAGCCGATGGTGTAGATCAGCTTTATAGTGGCAAAGTACGACTGCTCTGTCTGAAAGCGAAACAAGAAAAAGGGGATTTTGGTGTAAGTATAAAAGcttttttcaaaataatatcaaaattaattta
This genomic window from Anabas testudineus chromosome 4, fAnaTes1.2, whole genome shotgun sequence contains:
- the ghrhrl gene encoding growth hormone releasing hormone receptor, like, whose translation is MKAPRWTERTLIMFRLHIRGIFLTLCLAPAALSRLHPECEFIFQLEKEERLCLQYIAEQANQSHKGCQPIWDAVVCWPHATVGETVHKACPAVFSLFKNNTGSVSRNCTSEGWSRPFPAYHFACSVDDDIPETEQSYFATIKLIYTIGYSISLVVLAFAVLILLLFRRLRCARNFIHIQLFITFILKAMAVFIRDATLLSSEDTNHCTLSTFTCKASVVFCHYCVMANFFWLLVEALYLNSLLLSSFYHRSRCLWGFSLLGWGVPVFFIILWIASRVYFEDTECWDINEDSPYWWIIKGPIVVSIAVNFMLFMNIIRILIQKLNPRLIQFNNSSQYRRLTKSTLLLIPLFGTHYMLFNFLPDYFSVNLRFCIELCMGSFQGLLVAILYCFLNQEVQKEVHMQWLRWQERSYGVVSPAAKGSQMDTPF